DNA sequence from the Corvus hawaiiensis isolate bCorHaw1 chromosome 6, bCorHaw1.pri.cur, whole genome shotgun sequence genome:
AGACACCGAGCCCGAaatcccctccatcccctgaATAATACTTGGCGCATCCCTGCCGGAGGCAGTGCCAGGCAGCggtgcagcagcaggggctggagatCACAACCCAAGCTTTTCGGTGGCCAGAGCCCACGCACTAGTCCTGTGTTGTTCTTCTGGGCTGGCAAACCAGGGCATCACATCTGCATGGCAGAGACAACCCCAGATGTTGATGAACCCTTGGGCACGGGGCCGATGGACCAGTGTGTGGGACATGCACTCACTGGCTCCATCCCACTTATGGGGTGAGTGATAGATCTTTGACAGTCAGCCTGATGATACCTGTTCCTCAGAGGTACTTTCCAACACGCGGCTTCATGCAAATTCATGCAAAGCCCTGGAAGTTCCAGATGTCAGCAGCAATGGcaggcatttatttttgtgttgaGTGCTTTCATAGAGTTTCCTACAGCCCAGTGCCAAAGGCAGCCTTGAGACCATGTTTCTGGGATTATTCTGCTAACctccagaacaaaaaaaaaatggaaaaaaccctcccCTGAGGCTCGAAAAGATGCCCtgaaaatgagttttaaatGCTCATGCAACCACTGGATCCATCCATATTTCTGTCTCTTCACCGTTGTGGCTTTTATTTGCATCCCTTGGGGAAAATCCTCCCATGAGATTAGAAGGGCTGGAGGCTGAGCACCCATGGGGTACATCAAGGAGAGCTTGGTCTTTCCTTTACAGATCCTACCACCCTCCCACACCCCAGAAACGCAGCAGCTCGGCTCGGGAGGAGCAGACTTACACCAGGTCCTGGAAGCTGTTGATGTAGGCAACGAGATAGGGCACAAAGATGGGGCTGTCCTGGGCAGTGCTCCACGCCGTGAACTCCTGCTCAAACCTGTAGGAAAATACAGCCAGGTAACACTAACGGTGGGGGCACTGAGGATGCCTCATCGTCTGTGTACATGGTGGTGTCAGGAGACACCCATGGCTGGCCCAACCTGTCCCCTCTACGCAGACAAGTTTTTTCCAGCTGTCATAAAATGTGTGTGCAGTGGAGGGGAATAGATGGCAGATAATTACAGGTTTAGGATGCACTCGCCTGAGCAGGTACGCAGCACTTTTGGAGAGATGCCAGGGATGTTGGGAGGCCAaatctctgcctttttctcATGCTGAGGGTTTAATTGCAGGTGTGGTATGCAGGCTTACAAGTCTGAGCCTTCATTTCTCTGGTTGTTGGGGCAATATGTTATGTGCCTTTTAAGCACACAGGGAAAGGATTTAGTGAGGACTGATTTTACAACAGAAGATATATAGGAATAGGGCAGCACGCCtaccttccccccctccccaaaacctcAGCGTGGTTGTTACGTAGTTTTCTTTTGTGTAGCAATAATTTCATGGGTTTGACAGCTGTTTCACAGACAGGTCCACGCTGAAGACAGGAGGCTGTGTGCTCAGGCAGACTTTGCCTGATGGTCCCATTCTTTGTCAGGGTAAAGGAACCTGCTAGAGCTGGCCCCAGCCACTTGAATCTCAGGTTTGTTTAAGTAAAAGCTTAAGTTTCAGTGGTCCCTCAATCtgagagccctggctgctccagcttgcattttacacattaaaaaaagacccaaaaacaataaaaaagaaataaaagaaaaaaatttaaaagagaacaaaggaaagggaaaagaagaacaaaggaaaaaagaaaaaacattattttagcAATCTCCTCTGGATTCTGAGTAAATTTTAAGGGACTCAggaggcagcccagcagtgtgGGCAGTGTGTTTTGCCAGGGTGTAGCAGAGAGGGTCTCATTAGCCATTTTTTTATGCCCACAGCCATGGGATGCCAGAGAAAACCACTCAGCAGGACTCATCCCAGGATACCTAGATGATGTTTTGGACAAGCAGGCTTTGGGTCTGAGGATCCATAACCACTGCTTGCTCATGACTGAAGCTGCAAGTGACCAGTGTCCAATGTCACTAAAGTCCTGGGTGGATGGGTCTGCAGTGGTCCCATCCCTATCCAGATAGCAGCTACTTGCCAGAGCACTGACATTAGATTTTTGGACTCACAGAGTCCCATCTGAAATCAGTTTATGACTCCCTCCAAGTTGTTTTGCAGCTTGCTCATTGGCTCAGTGCCAGTGCCTGGTCCAGTGACTGGaccttttccctgtttttttacCAATGTGGGACTCATTTAGAAAGAAagtgctgcccagagcagtgaTGACCTTGGTATGAATTCGAGCAGCTCTGCCACGCACAACTCAAGCATTTTTGTTTCCAGGCCTCTGCTGATAGCTCCAGATAACTTCATGTGCTGCCCGATGATCTAGAAAAGGGAATGAAGAAACTCCAGTGAGTGGGACAAGCACTGGTGAAACATCCTTCACAGGGATCTCATGCAGCTTTGGTCGGTGAGAATGGCTCACCTAGCAAAGGGGCAAACAGCCAACTTGTTGCCAGGAGGTTTTTATTAATCtctagcatttttaaaaatcataatgCAGAATGGGCCAAGAAGCACCAAGTGATTTGTGATGTAATCATCCACCCTTAATGGCCTCATGCCATTTTGCTGTCTGAGTGTGAGTTAGAGGCAATGCTGTCTGGAGCCCTGAGGTGTCCTGGTGTCATCCTCCTCTTTTGGGGGGAATTGCTGGAGGGATCAGTCCCCAACCCAAAGCCCaaggggagctgagctgtccccaTGTATGACCCCATGATAAGGGTGACTATAAGCCCCATCCCTGAGGGTCCACACAAGCCCCCTTCTCAGGAGTGATACCAGGGCAGCATGGAGGGCCAGGCATCACCCTGAACTCCTGTTTGCACTGGAACTCCTCCCACGTTCCCATTCCCACAACCCCAGCTGCACTTGTGGACTGAGGTGTGTTGCAGTCCCACTCTGATACTTCCCAAGGTATCCTATCCATCTGCTAAATGAATTCAGACCTGCCTTCCCTGTGATCACATAATGTGTAATATTCCTCTATGGAAAAAGAGTCATGTCAGCAGGTAAAACGCTTTGATTCTCCttatttctctctccctctctttttttgttaGTAGTATTTAATTGAAGTGACTCACCCAATTGAGTGATGAGAATTAATCCAAACCCCTCCTGCATTTATTGCCCTGTAGTCCCTAAAGCTAGTAGgggcttttgttttttgtaCTGTTTAAATTGGAGTGGCTGTCACTGCCTACAGCCTTTCCCCGGCTTCCACAGCCCTGGGACGAAGTTGCTCTTTAAGCCAAAGGTTTTTTCAAAGAAACCTTTTCTTTCCACCTTTTTTCcaattctctttcttcttcctaaTCAAAGAGGTTTAGGGACTTTAAAATCAGTTGCCTATTATGTTGCTGACACAATTGACAGCAGGTTTAATTTGCAGCTAGAAGGCAAGCGGGAGAGCTAAAAGTTGTAATAAACGGCATTTTCTGCTCTAATGTATTCTGCCAGTGCATGACTTACATAAATTATCGCAGGAGGCGGTACCTCCACCCCAGAAGGAAACGATCCAGTTTCCCTGGAGGCACAGAGACCCCCCCACTTTCCCCCAGCTAATTAAATACCGTTTGAATATCAAAAGCGAGTGAGGCGAGGTAGAGGTTTTCGTTCTCTTCTGAATGAACTTCCTTCTCCCACTTCTCCGTGACCTCCAGTCTCAGGATGTTTCCAAAATAACTTTTGATTTTCCCCTAAATGTTAAACATAGGAAGGAAACATGCAGCTCAGGATAATGAAGTAAACACGAGTACAGCGCCTTGCTGCATTTTGCTCCATCAGCATGTGTGGGTGGCCAACATGCATGGCATGGAAAGGTGAGCAGAGTCACAGGCCTTGCTCCAGACCTCAGGAGAAATCAGAACTGTGCTATGTGTGAGCAAGGCGCTCCCACATCAAAGGAGAGTCATTCTCCTGGCAGGGAAACAGTGGGtcagctgtttgtttgattgcaAAGTCCTCCAGCACATGGAATGCACCAGGTCAGGATTAAAGATCAAACCAGTCCTTTCCAGCAGTACAGCCAGTCAGGTAAGTGGCAGCACTGCTCAGTTCTGGCTGATAAATCAGTCTTGTTGCTGGTAAAACACCAGCACAGTGGAGCAATACTGATTTCATTCAGCAGCGTAACTTGAGCTCACCTTGAGCTGTGCCCTGATTCAGAAATGATTTGCAAGAAAACATCTGAGCCCAGCAAAGAGCCAGGAAAGCCTTACACAGGGTGCCAGACAAGGATTGCAGAAAGACAGCTGGGAAGTGGCTTCATGAGAGGGCACAAACCATGACTGTGTCCTCTGGTGGGGATGCCCAAAGTCTGCCAATGGCAAACCTCAGATGTACTGGAGGAGATcccacacagtgacagcagtaGCTAAAATGCCTTTACTGCTAACTTCACAATGGGTACAATCTGGTGAAGCCCAGCTATGACCTTTCAGTAAGTGTCTGCCATACTGAGTGGGTCTGGTGCAGTCCTGTTGGCTCTGCTTGGGTCCCCAAGGTGGTATTCAGGAATTTTTTGCTTTAGAATACAGCACTCTGTGTGGGGCCAGTAGGACTCAGCACCTGGCGGGGCTGGAAACCACAATGCAGTCATCCAAGACTTCTGTCTGGGAGGCTGGGGTTCCTGTACCTTCTCTTGGGAGCACATGGGGACTAGGTCAAAACTCTCACCTTTGCAGAAGCAATGTAGTCATCGTTCAGTTTATCCCAATCAGCTGGTGTTAACAGCAGGGACAGGTTTTCTGTCTTAACCTCTGGTTTGAGATCAGGATGACCCAGAAAGAGTTCACTGGAAAGAATCAAATGAACAAATTATAATGCCTCAGAGTGTGAATAAACTGATGGAATATTCATGCAGCATGAGCTACATAATTATTAAGCCATGAGAAATATACTTAAGGCTTAAACTGTGCTGCTTGTTTTCAAGGTTTAACAAGaaaatctttcctttctgttcaaAATCCTAATTATTCAAACCCAAAATGATCTAAGGTTCCAGCCCACTTCAGAAATCATGAGACTTCTGAGTTGTTTGGACACGAAAAGTGCTATGagaatttacttttaaaataaacaacatgAAGCTGATTCATTTGACTACAAGCTCGCAAAATGCCTTTCAGGGTAATTCCTGTAGTAGCGCGCTGCTTTGGAGTTAGCCCGTCTCCTTGCCTCCTCTGCAGTGTCATATCACGGCTCCTGTCAGCCTGTGATTTCTCTCTGCATTCTCCCGAGCCAGGGGAGGTGGCAGAGCAGGACCTGGAAGGCTCTGCCATGCCTGGGACACGAGCCACGCTCCCCTGCAGATGGAAGTGGTGGGTGGACGTGCAGCTACAGAGTCTGACTCCACCGAGGGCTCAGCTCACACATGACTTTGCCGCTCACTTTCCTCTGGATTGACATGTAATCAGGCCAGCTGATTAGTACAGAAGCCTGTGTTCCTCTCTCTGGGgcaataaaaatgttattagCCTGTACAATTGAATGTGCTATTCCTGCAACCTGCCACGGACTGTGGAGGCACCGCATCTTGCAGGGCAATGAaggtggaaaagagaaagaagaaaatactcaTGCACTTGATGAAGGTGGGGCCTAAGTTTTGAGCTGTCATCTTGTTAATCAGGGAACAGGGCTCCAATGTCCTACACACAGCCTGCACATTTGCTCAGGCACCAGAAAGGGTTCCCATTGCCACACCAGCACTGCACCCACAGTCAGGTTCAGATACAAGTGAGGACTGTGATGTACAAGGTCAGAATGCTGCAGAGTGACTGCTCAGCAGAAAATAAGCCCAGCCTGCTGATAGTGTCCTGGAGTCAATGCTTCCATGGTCATGGTTCAGATTTCCCAGAGAGGAACATCTCCACATGTGGAGCATTGCAcagtccagctgctgccagagcctgcTGCTCATTCTAAAGGACAGCACAGATTTAAATACAAACTCTCACCACAACTGAAAGGACAGTCTCAAATGTATACTCGAGTGGCTTATTAccacctctttcttttttttttttttttttcatttgtttgaatTGTAACATCAATAGTTATTTCGGGTCAGTCAATCTCTTCCTTTTTGGTTATTTATTCCAAGAGACAATGAAGTTTTTTTGAATGGGAAAATCAAATGGAAACAGCCCAGAACAGCCAGGTGATTGCAAGCAGTGcccaaaacaactgcaaacTCTCAATAAACGCTTTCACAGCAATTTAGAGAAATATGGTGTGGGCACTTTTCTTTGGTATAGAACCTGGCTGCTGAAGCTCATTTCTTTCCCCACTGTCCTGCAATGCTGGGGTGGGGCCATGCAGGAGTTTCCCTTCAGATGAGATCTGCAGGGATTTGTGATGCTGAGGGGGTTACACACGTCATTATGGTCATCACACTGTAGGTGGGGTTTTAAGAGCAACTGGTCAAGTTCACAGAAGAAACCTGTTGAGGTCTGTTCAAAACAAAGACCACCTGCAGTGCAAATGTTTCTTACCCAAAAGCTACCCCAGGCTAGGGGTGTTTTGGGACGCAGTGTGCTGCTGCTTGCCCTGCTCTGTCAGTGCCCATTTTGACCCACTATTTGGCTCAGGGCTGATACTCCTGCCTTCACtccttctttgttttatttgagGGCTGCCGGTGGGTTTGTGTTTGTCCCTTCCTTGGACATCTGGTTCAGGCCACACCTGGGGACCAGCTACCGGGACAGACACAATTTTGCTTTGACGTAACTGTTTCCACATGATTATTTTCCAGACCCCTGAACCTGCAAGGAGCTGTAAGACATCTTAAACCCCTCCCATTCAACTAGCAGACACATCTGGGACAGagcctttgttttcatttgtctaATTACCCTCGAAGATGTCTTGACTCCTCTTTAAGAGGACTCTGACCCCATGCATGAGGGTTAATGTGGCCCATTTCCAAATGCATCacagttttaattaaacagGAAGAAGACCTCCCCGACAGGcccttccctgtgcctggaaaagtcactgAACAGCTGTTGGATCTTGCCAAATATCTGCAGAAAGGACTAGGTTTGTCAAATGCAAGGAGAAGCTTCCTGAAATGTGGGAACAGCaagtgggagagggaaaggaaaatggggTGATGTAGATCTGTAAAAAGCAGCAAGTGCATTATCCACAGACCTCTGTCCCCACCTGTTAACAGATTTGCTATCTGGCTCCACTGTAGTCACTGCATCTCTCTTGCTTGCTTGGAAAACTGAGAATGGCTCAGTGCTTTTGGAGTACAGTGCTGTTGGAGTACCCCACAGCCCCGTGGCTCcccagaggaggcagagaaaCAGTGGCAAGCACAGCAGCTCACCTGTGGTAGGTGTTGGCCACCCAGTCGAGCAAGGTGTAGAGCTCGTGGAAGTCCAGTGGTCCCTGGGAGAGTTCTTGCAAATGTGAGGCAATGGCATTGTGAAAAGCTTCCACATATGTGTCACACACCAGGTACTCCTCTGGATAGCATTTTTTTACTGATAACTTGATTTTCAGTAAATCTTCCCTCAGGTGTTCCTGGAGGAAATGTAAGTGGAGATCAAGCCAAGAAGTTGCTTCTTCCCTTGATGCCATGGGTGCCTTCAGGACTCTTTTTCTTGCACTCTCATTGATAGCTTCCCTCCACTGCTCCCTCCACTTTCTGGGCCTGCCGAGCAAGTCTGACCCAGGACAAGCAGCACTGTCCGTGTTGGGATGAGCTGCTTCTTCACGGGCAATTAAAGTCACCATGGAGGTCAGCAGGGTATGCTCTAAAGTGGGATCCTCCAGTGTTCCCTCCACTATGGACTGGATCGCATTTGTGATGGAATTATAAAGCAAATCCACATCCTTGCATTTCCGTACAAACTCCTGGGGGTTATCATTGTATTTCTCAGCATCCCATTCAGAGATAGTCTCATCTTCCATTAACCTAATACTTGCAAATGCTTCCAAAAGTTGTCTTTTCTGAATAAGTTCATTGATTTCCATTActgcagagagaggagggaaggggttGGGACAAAGCAGGCATTAGGATATTGACAGGTCGGTAACAGGACAAGATGCCTGACAGGGAGACTTGCAGGGGACTGTTGAGAgtagcacagctctgctgctgagctggccATAGTGGTGTGGCccagctctggcacctctgGCTGAAAGGGCATTTCAGTGTGCTGCCCAAGACGGCAGGGAGAGTGCCCAGGGTtctggctggggcagggggagggagcagagcaggacagacCCCTTTGGGTGTCCTGAGCTCTTGGGTCAGATATCTCACTGGATGGTTATGTCTGTCCCAGCCTACCCACAAGCATGTTCTCAGAGATACCAGGGCCCTGAGAGAGCCTCCTGTATGTAAGCCTACAGTCAGGTGCCGAGCACAGCCTTGCACCAGTgatgtttttttcccaagtgctgagcactgctgtCCCTGAGTGGTTTGGGGAGGTGTGTACATTGGAGGGGCATCTAAACCTGTACATTTGTGGTGCTCCTGGTGCTCAGGTCTCATGTAGGTTTTCCCCATCTCCTTTGCTTTTGACACCCACTACCAGACCTggctggttttggctgaggcTGGGGGGAAGTCACCAAACACTGGTACCTGCAAAGTGGCTGAGGTCTACTGAGTTTCCCATTTGTTTTGCAAAGCCTTGCTTGTGCAAGAACCACTGCCTATTTGCCAGTAAGGTAACAAGTATTTGCCATGTGTTGAGGAGATCCACGCGCACGGTTAGCTTTTGGGGGACCCTGGGAAACTCTTGCCGTCGCCAACATCATAACAGATGCTCTGAACAGGAGGTGCCACTCTGACACTGGGCATGAGAAAAACAttagagagaagggaaagggtaTCATTTAGGCATGTGTTGGCTACTGCTTCTGGGACATACACATACCAAATGATTTGGAAAAACTGGAGAGCACTCAAAAAAGATATGAAGGACTGGTTCATAGCCTGTAATTTCTGCCCTTGGGCTTGTCTGCACACAGGTTTTATACCATATGTACCAAGTAATCTTTGTAGCATAAGAGTATCTGTATGAAGAGAGAAATATGCCAAATAACCCAACTATTGATGCATCACAGAACACATAGATCTTTGAGTGCCTGTATGGTGCTACAGTTGCTTCTGCACTCAGAAGGGAGGGAAATTCTACCAACTAAATTAGTCTCTTCTagataaattaatataaaaccTGTGTTTACACAAATGCTTGCAGTGAGAGACTAGAGGAATACATTCTGTTCTGTTGatcaaaatgagaaaacaccATTTAATCACCATCTCAGATAATTATTCAGGGAGGTGATGTTGGGTGCTAAATGGATCTTTAATTTAGCAATACAAGATCAGCCAGCTGGTGGTTGAAGGAAGACAATTGAAAGGCAATTAACTATTATGCAGCTTAATGGTGCACgtggtggagtctccatcaCTTGCCATACTTATCTCAGGATGGGATGTGTATCTGACAGAGCTGCTCTAGTCCAGGCCAAACACAAGCTATTGGGCAGAGAATGGGTGTTATTCATGCAATTTCTCAGCTCGTTTATTGCAGGAGATCAGAAAGCTTGTGATaacattttctgctgctcctcatctATGACCCTTGGAGATCAGACTAGCAAAGTTTATGAGCTGGGCTCAGATCCAGCTTACCAGCCTCACAACGTATCAGCGTAAAGCAGTAAATCaccttgcagcacagcagagcacatTACAGCAGAGGCAGTGTCAGCCCCCATATCTGATCCCTGTGGCACCCTATGCAGCACATCAAGAATTTCTTTCTAGAAATTTAGACTGAGGAAAGGCCAAGTCATGTTGTTCCACCTCAGTTATCTCCAGGTGAATGCATGGTAGCACCTCTGCCTTGAGAAGGGGGAGGACAGCAGTGCTCTAACCGTGATCAAAGTCATTGCAGTCTGCTCACGCCTGGGGAAAGATAACAGCTATGCTAAAGGGAGTTGTTATAATTTGTCTGAGACCTATCTCTATAATGCTGACAAAACACATGAGAGTAACCAGCCTGAGGAAGACAAAGACCAAATACTTGCAGCACTGCTGTTGAGAGGAGTACAGGCAGAAAGTCAATGCAAGAGAGCAAAGTATCTGTGGAAGTCTCTATGCAAGGCAACCTCTAAGATTAGGAACCAAAGTGGAGCTTCCAAACCAGATCACAGCCAAACCATCTTTCTTCAGTTCTAGGCCTTGCAGCACCCTACAGAGCATCAGTCTGAGGACCATCAATCTGAGAACCATCAGTCTGAGAGATGAAGAGCAGGAATTGtccaggagggaggagggcaATGCAGGCAATAGCACACTGCATTTCTAGGTATTGTCAGACCAGCAGTTCCCAAACTGTGCTCAGCAGCTTGGTGACTGATATGTGTGATGGGCAATATCACACTGACAGGTTGATAGGCAGGCTGCTGATATGGCTAAATTACTGCAGAGGTGGCTACAGAGCAGCATGTTCAGTGACAGAGgcctgcccaggctgggccagcTAACACTCAACGAGTCCATGCAAGGGATGCAGTTGCCTCTCCCTTGTGAAGGGATGCCTGGTTCTTTAGCACCTCTGTTGGGCCCAAGCCTTGCACATTGTAAATTACTGTTACATTTATCCTGCCAAGAAAATGACACTGGTGGTTTGGTGTCTTACCTGAAAGAGGTTTTGCTTCAACGGGCTCACATATTTCACCAATCTCCTCCACACCGTTACAGATCATGGGTTTGTTCTCCTCGTAGCTCCTGAGTGTTCGCAGAAGTCTTTTTGCATTCCAAGTGCCAGtaccttccttccctctctctttgtTCGGACTTCGCTTTGACTTCCGGATGCTTAACATGGTCTTAATACCTCTTTCAAAGAACccactgtccctgctctgcaaatCTGAGCTGCTCTGTTCAGAAGCAGCCtccattttttcctcccctggACTGTTCATTGGAGAGGCTGGTTCTGAGGTCACACTCCTTGTGTCTAACTCCATATTTCTATTTATCTTGTCTTTCAACAGGAAGTTTACCAAACAGGTTGATGGTAATCACTGAAATGCATAAAACAGCAGAATTAGAGATGTCCTTGACAGGATGTTACTGTGTCTCCAAAGTCAGTCCTGGGCTGAAAATCTGGCCCATTCCTTTCCTGTGCCTAAATACGAGGACAGGGCAAGGTGCTGTAGCTGCTGTAACAATCTGCCCACAGACAACAGATGCTGGCCTGCACCTGGTATCCTGGAAAGCTTCACTTAACTGCATAAACCAGGCAAGAGGTGACTGTTTCTCCAGCACCAAGGAATCATGAGATGTCAGAGATGTTGAAATCTGTGTAAACATACCATTTCAGTGGGTAACCAgatatggttttattttccattcatCTAAGTGGATTTCCATCCATGCAGGAATAATAATTTTCCTGAATCTCACTGATGTGTTGCCACTTTCTGATGTGAATATGGAACTTTGGGTTTTGCTGCTACTTCTTCCCTGCTCAaatcctgagctgctgctgctggaggtggcccAGGGGTGAGTTGTTCCCAGCAGgtggctgagctctgctctaGCCCCTTCCACCAAAGCCACAGCTATCTCTGGACTCCGAATCGTCACAGTTACAGCACAGGAGGCAGTACAATGCAGGAAGGGTTCACATCACTCATACTGCCTCAGAGCACTGCATCCCAACATGCCAAGAATGGGTATCTCCAAGGTCAAACAAACCTCTGCAtgagctgcagggatgctgcaggagatTCCAGATTTCAGCAGAAGTGCtcctgtcagtgctgctgggctgcagtcACAGCCTCTGCActtgctcagctcctgccctgctgcagacAGACCAACTCCCCTCTGCCCACCCTGAGGGCTGGCCCAGGTGTTtgggaagagggaggagagaggttTTGCCTTCCCTCCCTTGCAAAGGGCTCCCATCAGACCACCAGCTGATACAGCCCGTTCATGGAGCCACTGTAGATTGCAAAGCCCCGAGGATGGAAAATGCCACATTTCTCCAGAGCAGGCTTAAGGCAGCTTAGTGTACAGTTCAAGTTATTAGAAACAGCTATTGCTTGAGGTGACACACCAACTGCCTGTCTCAGGTCTGtccagctcacagaagccagagACTGAAAAATTATTGTAGTCCATAGACATGTTGGGACTCTGGAAATAGATCTCATCCTTCCTCAGTCAGAGTTTTGCTCCCTTGTGCATGGTTATTTCACAGGCTGTGAAGTGCAGGGATGGCATCTTCCCATGGgtttgctgagctgctggcacagtggGGCTCAGACCCTGCCTCCCACACTCTCACGGGAGGGAGTATTTAACCACTCACTGCCTTGCTCAGGAGCTCACCCATCACAGCCCATACAgagggggaaggcagaggaGGGCACCCCACTGCCCAGGGATTTCAGTGGAAGCAGGCTGAGATCTGAGCTCATGGggctctgcagccagagcagagcagcagcagtggtcGAAGGGGTGACCTGTGTGGTGGAGAGAGCCAGGGAAGAAGGAACAAAAGGTGTGAGCCCATGA
Encoded proteins:
- the EXOC3L4 gene encoding exocyst complex component 3-like protein 4 isoform X1, translating into MELDTRSVTSEPASPMNSPGEEKMEAASEQSSSDLQSRDSGFFERGIKTMLSIRKSKRSPNKERGKEGTGTWNAKRLLRTLRSYEENKPMICNGVEEIGEICEPVEAKPLSVMEINELIQKRQLLEAFASIRLMEDETISEWDAEKYNDNPQEFVRKCKDVDLLYNSITNAIQSIVEGTLEDPTLEHTLLTSMVTLIAREEAAHPNTDSAACPGSDLLGRPRKWREQWREAINESARKRVLKAPMASREEATSWLDLHLHFLQEHLREDLLKIKLSVKKCYPEEYLVCDTYVEAFHNAIASHLQELSQGPLDFHELYTLLDWVANTYHSELFLGHPDLKPEVKTENLSLLLTPADWDKLNDDYIASAKGKIKSYFGNILRLEVTEKWEKEVHSEENENLYLASLAFDIQTIIGQHMKLSGAISRGLETKMLELCVAELLEFIPRFEQEFTAWSTAQDSPIFVPYLVAYINSFQDLVSGLETAFKVNTEELQKILAALTRNFTNIFLTKLRKKAQPLLKKILTKNWILATEGPDSLTSAVSQFSEHLQHMREPLGQELLQEVHKYVVKEYITQVIKPRWKMNRETRQQVSRKMSLEAAVIHDTFIDQGSGANWLSPAIDHIANIIGEKKKDKIKAHVKELCQDYPDIRKEHILAILALRGLGRARRAAIFRQVHHARESSDRGEGSTLFAEIDVPVIISCF
- the EXOC3L4 gene encoding exocyst complex component 3-like protein 4 isoform X4; the encoded protein is MELDTRSVTSEPASPMNSPGEEKMEAASEQSSSDLQSRDSGFFERGIKTMLSIRKSKRSPNKERGKEGTGTWNAKRLLRTLRSYEENKPMICNGVEEIGEICEPVEAKPLSVMEINELIQKRQLLEAFASIRLMEDETISEWDAEKYNDNPQEFVRKCKDVDLLYNSITNAIQSIVEGTLEDPTLEHTLLTSMVTLIAREEAAHPNTDSAACPGSDLLGRPRKWREQWREAINESARKRVLKAPMASREEATSWLDLHLHFLQEHLREDLLKIKLSVKKCYPEEYLVCDTYVEAFHNAIASHLQELSQGPLDFHELYTLLDWVANTYHSELFLGHPDLKPEVKTENLSLLLTPADWDKLNDDYIASAKGKIKSYFGNILRLEVTEKWEKEVHSEENENLYLASLAFDIQTIIGQHMKLSGAISRGLETKMLELCVAELLEFIPRFEQEFTAWSTAQDSPIFVPYLVAYINSFQDLVSGLETAFKVNTEELQKILAALTRNFTNIFLTKLRKKAQPLLKKILTKNWILATEGPDSLTSAVSQFSEHLQHMREPLGQELLQEVHKYVVKEYITQVIKPRWKMNRETRQQVSRKMSLEAAVIHDTFIDQEGTHPGHPGTPGAGARQESGDFSASPPCTGELRQRGGQHTLC
- the EXOC3L4 gene encoding exocyst complex component 3-like protein 4 isoform X3; translation: MPEGWCPSQLRWLSCPRPLSYRAAPLPLHLHWISCGTELLSVSVDHPCAVPARCRGDHFDQYWVMEINELIQKRQLLEAFASIRLMEDETISEWDAEKYNDNPQEFVRKCKDVDLLYNSITNAIQSIVEGTLEDPTLEHTLLTSMVTLIAREEAAHPNTDSAACPGSDLLGRPRKWREQWREAINESARKRVLKAPMASREEATSWLDLHLHFLQEHLREDLLKIKLSVKKCYPEEYLVCDTYVEAFHNAIASHLQELSQGPLDFHELYTLLDWVANTYHSELFLGHPDLKPEVKTENLSLLLTPADWDKLNDDYIASAKGKIKSYFGNILRLEVTEKWEKEVHSEENENLYLASLAFDIQTIIGQHMKLSGAISRGLETKMLELCVAELLEFIPRFEQEFTAWSTAQDSPIFVPYLVAYINSFQDLVSGLETAFKVNTEELQKILAALTRNFTNIFLTKLRKKAQPLLKKILTKNWILATEGPDSLTSAVSQFSEHLQHMREPLGQELLQEVHKYVVKEYITQVIKPRWKMNRETRQQVSRKMSLEAAVIHDTFIDQGSGANWLSPAIDHIANIIGEKKKDKIKAHVKELCQDYPDIRKEHILAILALRGLGRARRAAIFRQVHHARESSDRGEGSTLFAEIDVPVIISCF
- the EXOC3L4 gene encoding exocyst complex component 3-like protein 4 isoform X2; this encodes MELDTRSVTSEPASPMNSPGEEKMEAASEQSSSDLQSRDSGFFERGIKTMLSIRKSKRSPNKERGKEGTGTWNAKRLLRTLRSYEENKPMICNGVEEIGEICEPVEAKPLSVMEINELIQKRQLLEAFASIRLMEDETISEWDAEKYNDNPQEFVRKCKDVDLLYNSITNAIQSIVEGTLEDPTLEHTLLTSMVTLIAREEAAHPNTDSAACPGSDLLGRPRKWREQWREAINESARKRVLKAPMASREEATSWLDLHLHFLQEHLREDLLKIKLSVKKCYPEEYLVCDTYVEAFHNAIASHLQELSQGPLDFHELYTLLDWVANTYHSELFLGHPDLKPEVKTENLSLLLTPADWDKLNDDYIASAKGKIKSYFGNILRLEVTEKWEKEVHSEENENLYLASLAFDIQTIIGQHMKLSGAISRGLETKMLELFEQEFTAWSTAQDSPIFVPYLVAYINSFQDLVSGLETAFKVNTEELQKILAALTRNFTNIFLTKLRKKAQPLLKKILTKNWILATEGPDSLTSAVSQFSEHLQHMREPLGQELLQEVHKYVVKEYITQVIKPRWKMNRETRQQVSRKMSLEAAVIHDTFIDQGSGANWLSPAIDHIANIIGEKKKDKIKAHVKELCQDYPDIRKEHILAILALRGLGRARRAAIFRQVHHARESSDRGEGSTLFAEIDVPVIISCF